The Pirellulales bacterium genome window below encodes:
- the pilM gene encoding type IV pilus assembly protein PilM, with the protein MAKTGSIWGIDLGQCALKALLCRAGDEPGKIVAEAFDFIEYPKILGQPDANPAELMKEALETFLSRNTVKGMKVAISVSGQSGLARFIKLPPVESKKVPDIVKYEARQQIPFALEDVVWDYQQMAGGSVEEGFALETEVGLFAMKRDQVNRALRPFTDAGIEVEIVQLTPVALYNFVTFDQMPDIPPVEQYNPEDPPPSVIVMSLGAGMSDLVVTNGYRVWQRTVNLGGNNFTKALTKQMKLTFAKAEHLKRNAMKAEDPKAVFQAMRPVFGELLEEVQRSLSFFQNLDRTAKLGRVIPLGNAMKLRGLHKYLAQNLGLEVAELDGYRQLSGSAVTSSPAFKDNFLSFGACYGLCVQGLGLSRLSTNLLPREIVKDRMIRAKKPWAVVAVAMLLLGCTFGYLARWREWNSAQLDAYQPAFSAAKSATAMASAAGTAFKAAKEDDPNSYDKVQTVGQRLSAIGDHRVVWAELLKAVNDCLPKDDGKPPPEIDKRNIIYVDSIDCEKRSDLTDWIAAAQQLMPTDEKPKAAAAPPDAAQPDPNAGGAPPAAPAPAPAGGPPAATPAPDGTAAPAAVVDSSGNGLLDASGNSGWIVMIKAHHYHNHSDDQNSAAEYVRGTLLKQLREKNDIQLADVDDKGRPILLSTKDLGIDMPVLVSTQTNTIMTTVTDPNIPGNGGVVTGPSGPGMGANAAAAAAAKAVSQEVPEFPFVIEFIWKPTPYLQRQKNRLTAEKQKTPEQEQPKVAAAPAG; encoded by the coding sequence ATGGCGAAGACGGGGTCTATTTGGGGAATCGACCTGGGGCAATGTGCGCTCAAGGCTTTGCTTTGCCGCGCCGGCGACGAGCCGGGAAAAATTGTCGCCGAAGCGTTCGATTTTATCGAATATCCGAAAATTCTCGGCCAGCCCGACGCCAATCCCGCCGAGTTGATGAAGGAGGCGCTGGAGACGTTCCTGTCGCGCAACACGGTCAAGGGGATGAAGGTGGCAATTTCCGTTTCCGGCCAAAGCGGCTTGGCGCGGTTCATCAAATTGCCGCCGGTGGAATCGAAAAAGGTCCCCGACATTGTCAAATATGAAGCCCGGCAGCAAATTCCTTTTGCGCTGGAAGATGTGGTGTGGGACTACCAGCAAATGGCGGGCGGCAGCGTGGAGGAAGGCTTTGCGCTGGAAACCGAAGTTGGCTTGTTTGCCATGAAGCGCGATCAAGTGAATCGCGCGCTAAGACCATTTACCGATGCCGGCATTGAAGTGGAAATTGTACAGCTCACGCCCGTGGCGTTGTACAACTTTGTCACGTTCGACCAAATGCCGGATATTCCGCCGGTCGAGCAATACAATCCGGAAGACCCGCCGCCGAGCGTGATTGTGATGTCGTTGGGCGCGGGCATGTCGGACCTGGTGGTCACCAACGGTTACCGCGTTTGGCAGCGCACCGTGAACCTGGGTGGAAACAATTTCACCAAAGCGCTGACCAAGCAAATGAAGCTGACGTTTGCCAAGGCGGAGCATTTGAAGCGGAACGCCATGAAGGCCGAAGACCCTAAGGCCGTATTTCAGGCCATGCGGCCGGTCTTTGGCGAACTTTTGGAAGAAGTGCAGCGCTCTTTGAGCTTCTTTCAAAACTTAGATCGCACCGCCAAATTGGGACGCGTTATTCCGCTAGGGAATGCGATGAAGCTCCGTGGCTTGCACAAATACCTCGCGCAAAATCTCGGTTTGGAAGTGGCGGAATTGGATGGCTACCGACAACTCAGTGGTTCCGCGGTGACTTCTTCGCCAGCGTTCAAAGATAACTTCCTTTCGTTCGGCGCCTGCTACGGCTTGTGCGTGCAAGGCCTGGGACTCTCCAGATTAAGCACTAATTTGTTGCCGCGCGAAATTGTTAAAGATCGCATGATCCGCGCCAAAAAGCCCTGGGCGGTTGTGGCGGTCGCAATGCTGTTGTTGGGTTGCACCTTCGGCTACTTGGCCCGGTGGCGCGAATGGAATTCAGCCCAACTTGATGCTTACCAGCCAGCCTTTAGCGCCGCGAAAAGCGCTACCGCCATGGCCAGCGCAGCGGGAACTGCTTTTAAAGCCGCCAAAGAAGACGACCCCAACAGCTACGACAAGGTGCAGACTGTCGGCCAGCGATTATCGGCTATTGGCGATCACCGTGTGGTATGGGCGGAATTGCTAAAAGCAGTGAACGATTGCCTGCCCAAAGATGACGGAAAACCGCCGCCCGAAATTGATAAGCGCAACATTATTTACGTGGATTCCATCGACTGCGAAAAACGCTCTGATCTGACCGATTGGATTGCCGCGGCGCAGCAATTGATGCCCACCGATGAAAAACCGAAAGCCGCAGCCGCGCCGCCCGACGCCGCCCAGCCCGACCCTAATGCCGGAGGCGCCCCGCCAGCCGCCCCCGCGCCAGCTCCTGCTGGCGGACCTCCCGCAGCCACTCCTGCTCCCGATGGGACTGCGGCGCCAGCGGCTGTTGTGGATTCCAGCGGCAACGGGCTGCTTGACGCCTCGGGCAATAGCGGGTGGATCGTGATGATTAAGGCGCACCATTACCACAACCATAGCGACGATCAAAATAGTGCGGCCGAATATGTCCGTGGAACGTTGCTCAAGCAACTGCGCGAAAAGAACGACATTCAGTTGGCCGACGTCGACGACAAGGGCCGGCCCATTTTGCTTTCGACCAAGGATTTGGGAATCGACATGCCAGTGCTTGTCAGCACCCAAACCAATACCATCATGACCACTGTTACCGATCCGAATATTCCGGGCAATGGCGGCGTGGTTACAGGACCGTCCGGTCCAGGAATGGGGGCCAACGCCGCTGCGGCAGCAGCGGCCAAAGCGGTGTCACAGGAAGTGCCGGAGTTCCCCTTCGTGATTGAATTCATCTGGAAGCCAACTCCGTATTTGCAACGGCAAAAAAATCGTCTTACCGCAGAAAAACAAAAAACACCCGAACAGGAACAACCGAAAGTTGCCGCAGCGCCGGCCGGATAA
- a CDS encoding lysylphosphatidylglycerol synthase domain-containing protein, which translates to MRSSYRRLGVFVFKLAILALVLWGGHRTIVAGLADLHQNGWQISHLQPAWAALAALLYLLSQFPCGWFWHSVLVALGQPIALLQALRAYYIGHLGKYVPGKAMVVVLRAGLLGRTHVKTSLAVVAVFYETFTTMAVGAMVAAIILLSGHREQKWLIAGSLGLALVVGLPTLPPIFARVMRLLRLSPSGTESAPAFVHLSIGSLVAGWLAIAIGWFFAGASLWAVLRAIGVENVEFTSDVPLDTATVALAIGLGFVSMLPAGFGVREVVLLQLLAPRLEQLMPQQGQALALIAVIMLRLVWLAAEIALAAVLYPLARAAKPLDRK; encoded by the coding sequence ATGCGATCATCTTATCGCCGCTTGGGAGTGTTCGTGTTCAAGTTGGCCATTTTGGCCCTGGTTCTCTGGGGCGGCCACCGAACCATTGTCGCTGGCCTGGCCGATTTACATCAAAATGGCTGGCAAATAAGCCACCTACAACCCGCTTGGGCTGCACTAGCCGCGTTGCTGTATTTGCTTAGCCAATTTCCCTGCGGGTGGTTTTGGCACAGTGTTTTAGTCGCACTCGGTCAACCAATTGCGTTGCTTCAAGCACTGCGAGCTTACTACATCGGACACTTGGGGAAATACGTGCCCGGCAAAGCAATGGTTGTTGTGCTCCGGGCCGGTTTGCTCGGCCGAACGCACGTGAAAACGTCGCTGGCCGTGGTGGCTGTATTTTACGAAACATTTACCACGATGGCGGTAGGTGCAATGGTAGCGGCGATTATTCTGCTATCGGGGCACCGCGAGCAAAAGTGGTTGATCGCAGGTTCGCTGGGCTTGGCATTGGTCGTCGGCCTGCCAACACTGCCGCCAATATTCGCACGGGTGATGCGCTTGCTGCGATTATCGCCCAGCGGAACTGAATCGGCTCCGGCATTTGTTCATCTCAGTATTGGATCGCTTGTGGCCGGATGGCTGGCCATTGCGATTGGCTGGTTTTTTGCCGGCGCTAGCTTGTGGGCAGTATTGCGGGCCATCGGAGTTGAGAATGTCGAGTTTACCAGCGACGTGCCGCTCGACACCGCTACGGTGGCGCTGGCCATTGGGCTAGGATTTGTGTCAATGCTACCGGCCGGCTTCGGGGTTCGGGAGGTCGTTTTATTGCAGTTGCTCGCGCCACGATTGGAGCAGTTGATGCCCCAACAAGGGCAAGCATTAGCCCTGATAGCCGTGATCATGCTGCGGCTGGTATGGTTGGCTGCCGAAATCGCTCTGGCTGCAGTTTTATATCCGCTGGCAAGAGCTGCAAAACCGCTCGACCGCAAGTGA
- a CDS encoding glycosyltransferase family 2 protein produces MLSVVIPILNEAESLAALHRELEATIAAQHYEAEIIFIDDGSSDGSWNVIRELAAADPRVRGIRFRRRFGKAAALSAGFHAAQGETFVTLDADLQDDPAEIPKLLAKMDEGCDVVSGWKQVRHDPAHKVFASRVFNWLVSRLTGVQLHDHNCGLKSCRREVFDEVRLYGELHRFLPVLAAARGFRVGEVVVQHRPRRFGRSKYRAGRYIKGFLDLLTVKFLTGFGQRPQHLLGVAGLLFVLLGLVGLAYLAVYWILTQLHPDWHWPPLHERPALLYSLGALLFGGQMMSIGFLAELITSYYGRDTDTYSIAERLNNTAENRETRKNPPATSDTGNGERHAPDLTSSSARQRTGSDQLN; encoded by the coding sequence ATGCTCTCCGTTGTCATTCCCATACTTAACGAAGCGGAAAGCCTGGCGGCGCTGCATCGTGAATTGGAAGCCACAATCGCGGCTCAGCATTACGAAGCGGAAATTATTTTTATTGATGATGGATCAAGCGATGGCTCTTGGAATGTAATCCGCGAACTGGCGGCCGCCGACCCGCGCGTGCGGGGCATCCGGTTTCGCCGGCGCTTTGGCAAAGCCGCCGCGTTAAGCGCCGGCTTTCACGCGGCCCAAGGCGAAACCTTTGTCACACTGGACGCCGATTTGCAGGACGACCCGGCTGAAATTCCCAAGCTGCTGGCCAAAATGGACGAAGGCTGCGATGTGGTTAGCGGCTGGAAGCAGGTTCGGCATGATCCGGCCCATAAAGTGTTTGCATCTCGCGTTTTCAACTGGCTTGTGAGCCGACTCACAGGCGTTCAATTGCACGATCACAATTGCGGACTGAAAAGTTGCCGCCGCGAGGTTTTTGACGAAGTGCGGCTGTACGGCGAGTTACACCGCTTTCTGCCGGTTCTGGCTGCTGCCCGAGGTTTTCGCGTGGGAGAAGTGGTCGTGCAACATCGGCCGCGACGGTTTGGCCGTTCAAAGTATCGCGCCGGCAGATACATCAAGGGCTTTCTCGATTTGTTGACCGTGAAATTTCTCACCGGCTTTGGCCAGCGCCCGCAACATTTATTGGGAGTAGCCGGCTTGCTGTTCGTTTTGCTAGGGCTCGTGGGCTTGGCCTATTTGGCAGTTTATTGGATTCTGACTCAATTGCATCCTGATTGGCACTGGCCGCCACTGCACGAACGGCCCGCGCTGCTGTATTCCTTGGGAGCGCTATTGTTTGGCGGGCAAATGATGTCGATCGGTTTTTTGGCCGAATTGATTACCTCGTACTACGGGCGCGATACCGACACCTATTCCATCGCGGAACGCTTGAATAACACAGCGGAAAATCGGGAAACTCGCAAAAATCCGCCAGCGACTTCCGACACCGGTAACGGTGAACGTCATGCTCCCGATTTAACCTCATCTTCCGCACGGCAACGGACTGGAAGCGATCAATTGAACTGA
- a CDS encoding pentapeptide repeat-containing protein, whose product MIQIRHKSTGAVLLELESDTLAGAKLSGAHLQGASLQGQDLRAVIANNCDLRDADLRGANLVNAIFNAASLDAANVSHANLTGADLTDCTLVGADFSAAIMTKANLRYARLAGANLSNADLTKSDLSMTDLRANLTGATLLGADLRAADLSGANLMGANLEGANLTSANLNCAVMTRARMRGAIDKSGRTAALVSATGGNAKTTAKAARPWWQFWG is encoded by the coding sequence ATGATCCAGATTCGACACAAATCGACAGGCGCCGTCCTGTTGGAATTGGAGTCCGACACGCTGGCCGGCGCAAAGCTGTCTGGCGCCCATCTGCAAGGCGCCAGCCTTCAGGGGCAAGATTTGCGCGCGGTGATCGCCAATAACTGCGATCTGCGCGATGCCGATCTGCGCGGCGCGAATCTCGTCAATGCAATTTTCAACGCCGCCTCTTTGGACGCCGCCAACGTCTCTCATGCCAATTTGACCGGCGCCGATCTCACCGATTGCACTTTAGTCGGCGCCGATTTTTCCGCCGCCATCATGACGAAAGCGAATTTACGCTATGCGCGCTTGGCGGGTGCGAATTTGTCCAATGCCGACTTAACGAAATCCGATCTCAGCATGACCGACCTGCGGGCCAACCTCACCGGCGCTACGCTGTTGGGGGCCGATTTGCGAGCCGCCGATTTGAGCGGCGCCAATTTAATGGGCGCGAATTTAGAAGGCGCCAATCTAACCAGCGCGAATTTGAATTGTGCCGTTATGACTCGGGCTCGAATGCGGGGAGCCATCGACAAATCGGGCCGCACGGCAGCGCTCGTATCGGCAACCGGCGGTAACGCAAAGACAACGGCCAAGGCCGCCCGTCCCTGGTGGCAATTCTGGGGTTGA
- a CDS encoding HIT domain-containing protein produces MNFEQLWAPWRIGYITGGDKPKSPPNAGELAWMPEADRTCFLCRAAADLATDQQNQHQSDRQNLVVYRTKLAVAVLNRYPYNNGHLLVAPVRHVARLDALSNEEHVELMRCISRLNVTLERLMKPEGFNIGLNLGRVAGAGVPGHVHWHIVPRWNGDTNFMPVLAGVNVIPQSLEALMELLHAELDRST; encoded by the coding sequence ATGAACTTCGAGCAACTTTGGGCACCTTGGCGGATTGGTTACATCACGGGTGGCGACAAGCCAAAATCGCCGCCGAACGCTGGCGAACTCGCCTGGATGCCGGAAGCGGATCGAACTTGCTTTTTGTGTCGCGCCGCCGCCGATTTGGCAACCGATCAGCAAAACCAACATCAGTCTGACCGGCAGAATCTGGTCGTGTATCGCACGAAACTGGCCGTCGCTGTGCTCAACCGCTACCCGTATAACAACGGTCACCTGTTGGTGGCCCCGGTTCGTCACGTAGCCCGATTGGATGCACTTTCTAACGAAGAGCATGTCGAGTTGATGCGGTGCATTTCCCGCCTCAACGTCACACTTGAACGGCTAATGAAACCGGAAGGGTTCAACATCGGCCTGAATTTGGGTCGCGTGGCCGGCGCCGGCGTGCCGGGACACGTGCATTGGCACATTGTCCCGCGCTGGAACGGCGATACCAATTTCATGCCTGTGCTGGCCGGCGTGAATGTCATTCCCCAATCGCTGGAAGCGCTGATGGAATTGTTGCATGCTGAGTTGGACCGCTCGACATGA
- a CDS encoding AI-2E family transporter, whose protein sequence is MNRVISLIVLLFLVLLFGGLFYLVVFRFFVPLFLAALFAMLFQPLHNWVLAKCRGYNRLGSTLTTLAILLIVLIPTVIVVYQGAHDAVRLMRNTDRVHFETQSFDRLVEQVNSWFSLQLDPKEIRTEMGTKINEWLAPIATKTPTVLLDFLIGCFVFILALYYFLADGQQMLNTVTKLVPLEQRHQQRLIDEFEEISRAVVGAHLLGGLAIAILAGLGFAIVGAKSVFLLMMLTFLGSMVPIVGSASIWVTVCAWLAFVDDRIPAAIVLGVYCLVVVTVVDSILKPMLLHGQSKLNPLLAVLSVLGGVEALGPIGVFVGPMAVAFLQVGLNMLQTQLADLNEPKHEASESHRRQK, encoded by the coding sequence ATGAATCGCGTGATCTCTCTTATTGTGCTGCTGTTCCTGGTGTTATTGTTTGGCGGCCTGTTTTATTTGGTCGTGTTTCGCTTTTTTGTGCCGCTGTTCCTCGCGGCGCTGTTTGCCATGCTGTTTCAGCCCTTGCACAATTGGGTACTGGCGAAGTGCCGCGGCTACAACCGGCTGGGCTCCACGCTGACGACGCTGGCCATTTTACTGATCGTTTTAATTCCCACGGTGATTGTCGTTTATCAGGGGGCGCACGATGCCGTGCGGTTGATGCGGAATACCGACCGGGTGCATTTCGAAACGCAATCGTTCGATCGCTTGGTGGAGCAGGTCAACTCGTGGTTTTCGTTGCAGCTTGATCCCAAGGAAATTCGCACCGAAATGGGAACCAAAATCAACGAATGGCTGGCCCCCATTGCCACGAAAACGCCAACGGTATTGTTGGATTTTCTAATTGGCTGTTTTGTGTTCATTCTAGCGTTGTATTATTTTTTGGCCGACGGCCAGCAAATGTTGAACACCGTGACGAAGCTGGTTCCCCTGGAACAGCGTCATCAGCAGCGGCTGATTGACGAGTTCGAGGAAATCAGCCGGGCTGTGGTCGGCGCACATTTGCTCGGCGGCTTGGCAATTGCCATTCTGGCCGGTTTGGGATTCGCCATCGTCGGGGCAAAATCGGTTTTCTTGCTGATGATGCTCACCTTTCTGGGCTCGATGGTGCCCATTGTCGGCTCGGCCAGCATTTGGGTGACGGTTTGCGCCTGGCTGGCGTTTGTCGACGATCGGATTCCGGCAGCCATTGTTCTGGGCGTGTATTGCCTGGTGGTGGTGACGGTGGTCGATTCAATTCTCAAGCCGATGTTGCTGCATGGCCAATCGAAGCTGAATCCGCTATTGGCAGTCCTGAGCGTGCTTGGAGGTGTGGAAGCGCTGGGCCCGATTGGCGTGTTCGTGGGACCCATGGCCGTGGCGTTTCTGCAAGTTGGCTTGAATATGCTACAAACTCAATTAGCCGATTTGAACGAGCCGAAGCACGAAGCAAGCGAATCGCACCGCCGGCAGAAGTGA
- a CDS encoding DedA family protein has translation MFIAVEMFAGLMAYGYAGIILYMILTGCGFPMPEEVAIIAGGALAAKGQLHWGLTLGSLLIGALLGDCVMYYIGYHFGRRLLQQNRFWNRLITPDREKKVEELLKQHGVKVLLGARFLVGLRGPMYITAGILKVPFRRFVAADLFCATLVVTLFFALSYWYGAKIIDAIHRGEGWLTIAVVTACIIGGGIAAWLYIRRRKKMHAAASHVPPAADNAGTSSSA, from the coding sequence ATGTTCATTGCTGTCGAAATGTTCGCGGGCCTGATGGCTTACGGCTACGCCGGAATCATTTTGTACATGATTCTTACCGGCTGCGGCTTTCCTATGCCGGAAGAAGTGGCAATTATTGCCGGCGGGGCGCTGGCGGCTAAAGGGCAACTGCACTGGGGGTTAACGTTGGGCTCGCTGCTGATTGGGGCGCTGCTGGGCGATTGCGTGATGTATTACATCGGCTATCACTTTGGCCGGCGATTGCTGCAGCAGAACCGGTTTTGGAATCGGTTGATTACTCCGGACCGCGAAAAAAAAGTGGAAGAACTGCTCAAACAGCATGGCGTGAAAGTGCTATTGGGGGCCAGATTTTTAGTCGGTTTGCGCGGGCCCATGTACATCACGGCGGGCATCTTAAAAGTGCCGTTCCGCCGGTTCGTTGCGGCAGATTTGTTTTGTGCCACTTTGGTCGTCACGCTGTTTTTCGCGTTGAGCTATTGGTACGGCGCGAAAATCATCGACGCTATTCATCGCGGCGAGGGATGGCTCACCATTGCCGTGGTGACTGCTTGCATCATCGGCGGGGGCATTGCAGCGTGGCTTTACATACGGCGGCGCAAGAAGATGCACGCGGCAGCGAGCCATGTTCCACCGGCCGCTGACAATGCCGGCACATCCAGTTCTGCCTAA
- a CDS encoding FAD:protein FMN transferase, which yields MSELHKPNRRDFLRGKAAVDALADLADSAKVLGDTATTSGEEAALSLSEAEDTGYLTTFTRRAMACEFAVFLNAGQYPQGTEAALESLDLVEQLESQLTVFRDTSEIVRINQTAQTAEVEVEPRLFELLVRAKKIYDATEGAYDIATGKITKLWGFYRRQGNMPDTQGLDAVLQHGGMRNVKLDENRRTVRFLAPDVEFNLGSIGKGYALDRMAELLRERGIRDYLLHGGNSSVLARGRKGFGRELSKPSPHAWWIGLRHPLEPQRRIGELQLCDRALGTSGSNTQFFIHEGHRYGHILDPRSGWPAEGMLSTTVAAGTAAEADALATALYVLGPKKAIEYCRANPNLSAVLMWPAEESGRVEIALWGLSSEQVRMDMNDASLSITFMREANRPALPIFEIAGKNVLDLPKKPGI from the coding sequence ATGTCTGAACTCCATAAACCTAACAGGCGAGATTTTTTGCGTGGCAAGGCGGCGGTTGATGCGCTGGCGGATTTGGCCGACAGTGCGAAAGTTTTGGGAGATACTGCAACCACGTCTGGCGAAGAAGCAGCACTGTCGCTGTCCGAGGCGGAGGACACAGGTTATTTAACGACATTCACCCGTCGGGCGATGGCGTGTGAATTTGCAGTGTTCTTAAACGCCGGGCAGTATCCGCAGGGAACGGAAGCGGCGCTGGAATCGCTCGATTTGGTCGAGCAGTTGGAATCGCAGCTCACCGTGTTCCGCGATACCAGTGAAATAGTCCGCATTAACCAGACGGCGCAGACAGCGGAAGTGGAAGTGGAGCCGCGGCTGTTCGAACTGCTCGTGCGGGCGAAAAAAATTTATGACGCGACGGAAGGAGCGTACGACATCGCGACAGGAAAAATTACTAAGTTGTGGGGGTTTTATCGTCGCCAGGGAAACATGCCCGACACGCAAGGGCTGGACGCGGTTTTGCAACATGGCGGCATGCGCAATGTGAAATTGGATGAAAATCGCCGCACGGTCCGTTTCCTAGCCCCGGACGTGGAGTTCAATTTGGGAAGCATTGGGAAGGGCTATGCGCTGGATCGCATGGCGGAACTGCTAAGGGAGAGAGGAATTCGAGACTATTTGCTTCACGGCGGAAATAGCAGCGTTTTAGCGCGTGGCAGGAAAGGCTTCGGACGAGAACTATCTAAACCATCGCCGCACGCTTGGTGGATTGGGTTGCGGCATCCGTTGGAGCCGCAGCGGCGGATTGGCGAATTGCAATTATGCGATCGAGCCTTGGGCACCTCGGGGAGCAACACTCAATTTTTCATTCACGAGGGGCACCGCTACGGGCACATCTTGGATCCGCGCAGCGGTTGGCCGGCCGAGGGAATGCTTTCCACGACGGTGGCGGCCGGAACTGCCGCTGAAGCAGATGCCCTGGCGACCGCGCTTTACGTTTTGGGTCCGAAAAAGGCGATCGAGTATTGCCGGGCAAATCCGAATCTATCGGCGGTGTTGATGTGGCCAGCTGAGGAAAGCGGCCGCGTTGAGATCGCCTTATGGGGTTTATCTAGCGAGCAAGTGCGAATGGATATGAACGACGCCTCACTCTCGATTACTTTTATGAGAGAAGCAAATCGTCCAGCGCTACCGATTTTTGAAATTGCTGGCAAAAACGTATTAGATTTGCCTAAAAAACCGGGAATTTAA